The following are encoded in a window of Neomicrococcus lactis genomic DNA:
- a CDS encoding DUF5998 family protein translates to MTSRHSQSNPVVDSDLHASLVKAGFYPQLVADVLEDVLTGYSVVSHMVHLETHIDNAEVHRHVTVLILTEETFVILHVDDEMLDEQGSHVSATVSTETVPLSRLGSVILSYSYYQPQHYKTGDQLMDLTVTASWSGSQRADLAPASCGDPQCDADHGYQGTLPKEDMVLRVSVEADGAAKVEEARRFARALRVAAVRSAVTPTVAR, encoded by the coding sequence ATGACTTCTCGGCACTCTCAATCCAACCCGGTAGTGGACAGCGACTTGCACGCCTCACTGGTGAAGGCAGGCTTCTACCCGCAACTGGTGGCGGATGTTTTAGAAGATGTGCTGACCGGATACAGCGTGGTTTCCCACATGGTGCACCTTGAGACGCACATTGATAACGCCGAGGTGCACCGTCACGTCACGGTCTTGATCCTGACGGAGGAAACTTTCGTCATCCTTCACGTCGACGACGAAATGTTGGATGAGCAAGGCTCCCACGTGTCCGCCACGGTGTCCACGGAGACCGTCCCGTTGTCACGACTGGGCTCTGTCATCCTGTCCTACAGCTACTACCAGCCGCAGCATTACAAGACGGGGGACCAGCTCATGGACCTCACCGTCACGGCTTCCTGGTCTGGAAGCCAGCGCGCGGACTTGGCACCTGCATCCTGCGGCGATCCGCAGTGCGATGCCGACCACGGCTACCAAGGTACGCTTCCGAAGGAAGACATGGTTCTTCGGGTGTCAGTAGAAGCCGACGGCGCAGCGAAGGTTGAAGAGGCACGCCGATTTGCGCGGGCCTTGCGGGTCGCAGCCGTGCGTTCCGCCGTTACCCCCACGGTGGCGCGATAA
- a CDS encoding DUF3093 domain-containing protein, with product MSSTTPSASAPATTYTETLWPAWWIWAVIIAGGGALALAFAPISVLWSSVVGAVFILIMTILTVMAIAKIEVTPERVSVGRASIEREFIGEFSSHRKDDAFFERGRGLNGTAFMCFRGWIDPVVKMEITDERDATPYWLVSTRHPEKFVAALEATKPTAQRAAEQTL from the coding sequence ATGTCCTCTACTACGCCTTCTGCTTCCGCGCCCGCAACCACCTATACCGAGACACTGTGGCCAGCGTGGTGGATCTGGGCAGTGATCATTGCCGGCGGTGGCGCCTTGGCGCTCGCATTCGCACCCATCTCCGTCTTGTGGAGCTCAGTAGTTGGCGCCGTTTTCATCCTCATCATGACCATTCTGACCGTCATGGCCATCGCGAAGATCGAGGTCACTCCGGAGCGAGTTTCGGTGGGCCGTGCGTCGATTGAGCGCGAATTCATTGGCGAGTTCAGCAGCCACCGCAAGGACGATGCGTTCTTCGAACGCGGCCGCGGCCTCAATGGCACGGCGTTCATGTGCTTCCGCGGCTGGATTGATCCCGTGGTGAAGATGGAAATCACCGACGAGCGCGACGCCACCCCGTACTGGTTGGTGTCCACGCGCCACCCCGAGAAGTTCGTCGCAGCGCTCGAGGCAACCAAGCCCACCGCGCAGCGCGCTGCAGAGCAGACGCTCTAA
- a CDS encoding alkaline phosphatase family protein, whose translation MTVIHESVWPAAFGPERRGTLPPVEGHTEPKLTPTIADVLSSAVAVLGVPGVENTLGLPEARRVCVILVDGLGLRLLKKRAAYAPFLKSVIDSNRPLEAAFPSTTATSLASFGTGLPPGQHGLAGYDAVDPVKRRTVNQLSGWPDDLIPDEWQPHRTLFERASEVVNVTTVSKSKFEESSLTRAALRGGNFVAAGSLTARAGAALEALKAPESLVYFYWDEIDKAGHRFGSESDKWTYQLEELDSGLKRFIARVPANTLVLLTADHGMVDIPASQRIDFSEFPELLKGIELTSGEPRCVQLHFEQDATAEVRQQTITAWRERFTKQAVVMERHEVIARGLLGENPDPRVLGRFGDVFVLCHAQIALYDGRRVAPHAFDVIGQHGSLTAAERLIPLLTLKKP comes from the coding sequence GTGACGGTCATTCATGAATCCGTCTGGCCCGCTGCGTTCGGTCCAGAACGCCGCGGCACGCTTCCTCCTGTCGAAGGCCACACTGAGCCAAAGCTGACACCAACGATCGCCGATGTCCTTTCGAGCGCCGTCGCCGTCTTGGGCGTCCCCGGCGTTGAGAACACTTTGGGCCTCCCGGAAGCCCGGCGCGTCTGCGTCATCTTGGTTGATGGCCTTGGCCTGCGCTTGCTCAAGAAGCGGGCCGCGTACGCACCCTTCTTGAAGTCCGTCATTGACTCCAACCGGCCCCTCGAAGCTGCGTTCCCGTCCACGACTGCAACCTCGCTGGCGAGCTTCGGCACCGGCCTCCCGCCAGGACAGCATGGGCTCGCCGGCTATGACGCCGTAGATCCCGTTAAACGCCGCACCGTGAACCAGCTCAGCGGTTGGCCAGATGATCTAATCCCTGACGAGTGGCAGCCCCACCGCACGCTCTTCGAACGCGCCAGTGAGGTCGTCAACGTTACGACGGTCAGCAAGAGCAAGTTTGAAGAGAGCTCGCTGACTCGCGCTGCACTTCGGGGCGGAAACTTTGTGGCCGCCGGATCCCTGACGGCACGTGCCGGGGCGGCTCTCGAAGCGCTCAAGGCTCCCGAGAGTCTCGTGTATTTCTACTGGGACGAGATCGATAAAGCCGGGCACCGGTTCGGCTCTGAATCGGATAAGTGGACCTACCAGCTCGAAGAACTGGACTCGGGTCTCAAGCGCTTCATCGCGCGCGTTCCCGCGAACACGTTGGTATTGCTCACCGCCGATCACGGCATGGTGGACATCCCGGCGTCCCAGCGGATTGATTTTTCGGAGTTCCCCGAGCTGCTTAAGGGCATCGAGCTCACGTCGGGGGAGCCGCGTTGCGTCCAGTTGCACTTCGAGCAGGACGCGACGGCTGAGGTGCGCCAGCAAACTATTACGGCTTGGCGCGAGCGCTTCACCAAGCAAGCCGTGGTCATGGAGCGCCACGAGGTCATCGCGCGCGGTCTGCTGGGCGAAAACCCGGATCCTCGCGTACTGGGCCGCTTCGGTGATGTTTTCGTGCTCTGCCACGCGCAGATCGCCCTCTATGACGGTCGCCGCGTCGCACCGCATGCCTTCGACGTGATCGGCCAGCACGGTAGCCTGACGGCCGCCGAGCGGCTCATCCCGCTACTGACCTTGAAAAAGCCGTAG
- a CDS encoding DUF4193 domain-containing protein: MATDYDAPRKTDEDLNEDSIEELKGRRSDKQSAVVDEDEAETADSYELPGADLSNEELQVRVLPAQADEFTCASCFLVRHRSQIAKEKDGLMYCNDCEG; this comes from the coding sequence ATGGCTACAGACTACGATGCACCGCGGAAAACAGATGAGGATCTGAACGAGGATTCCATTGAGGAACTCAAGGGACGCCGGTCAGATAAGCAGTCCGCAGTCGTAGACGAGGATGAGGCGGAAACCGCCGATAGTTACGAACTGCCTGGCGCCGACCTGTCCAACGAAGAACTCCAAGTACGCGTTCTTCCTGCTCAGGCAGACGAATTTACGTGTGCTTCGTGCTTCTTGGTCCGTCACCGCTCGCAAATTGCGAAGGAAAAAGACGGCTTGATGTACTGCAATGACTGCGAAGGCTAA
- the sepH gene encoding septation protein SepH — MTQLRLVGIHEEGNQLLLSAEDGTTFELPIDEALRAAISRAHFRAHRGEDEAPIQLTPREIQGRIRSGMSAEEVAAESGLPLEHILKYEGPVRAEREHIARLAQAVEVSAPSHADLYRSSFGDEAASLGAMVNVRLRQFGIDANDARWDAWRLDDGTWEVNCDFDTASLESRVIGEEPPARWIFHAAHRTLTNKNRWAQVLSELESVDFPSPVRRLSAVQDNVFDVEASEQPQQRRSGQSPEAQSDQEELLEVLRQRRGQRLGSDEDADDALALMLTKGSIPAAHPRNPALIDEDENNDYDDASSASEDRGQEASTPARNERLAPVTRLDRSSRSSKETAKDSETPAASSSSRDDSAETQDENAAKPKRRRSSVPSWDEIVFGKKDR, encoded by the coding sequence ATGACTCAGCTGAGGCTTGTCGGTATTCACGAAGAGGGCAACCAATTGCTCTTGAGTGCTGAAGACGGCACGACCTTCGAGCTACCCATCGATGAAGCACTGCGTGCCGCTATTTCGCGCGCGCATTTCCGTGCTCATCGAGGCGAAGACGAGGCACCTATCCAATTGACGCCACGCGAAATTCAGGGCCGTATTCGCTCCGGAATGTCAGCAGAAGAAGTAGCAGCCGAGTCCGGCCTGCCTCTCGAGCACATTCTCAAGTACGAAGGCCCTGTCCGCGCCGAGCGCGAACACATCGCCCGTCTGGCACAAGCAGTCGAGGTTTCTGCGCCGTCCCACGCTGACTTGTACCGCAGTTCGTTTGGCGACGAGGCAGCGTCTTTGGGCGCCATGGTGAACGTGCGTTTGCGCCAGTTCGGTATTGACGCGAATGACGCGCGCTGGGATGCGTGGCGCTTGGATGATGGCACGTGGGAGGTCAATTGCGACTTCGACACCGCCTCTCTCGAGTCCCGGGTCATTGGCGAGGAGCCGCCAGCACGCTGGATTTTCCATGCCGCACACCGCACGCTGACCAACAAGAACCGTTGGGCTCAGGTCCTGAGCGAGCTGGAGTCCGTGGATTTCCCAAGTCCAGTTCGTCGCTTGAGCGCCGTGCAGGACAACGTCTTTGACGTGGAAGCATCTGAGCAGCCGCAACAGCGTCGCTCGGGTCAGAGCCCGGAAGCTCAGTCTGACCAGGAGGAACTCCTCGAGGTCTTGCGCCAGCGCCGTGGGCAGCGCTTGGGCTCGGATGAAGATGCTGATGACGCACTAGCGTTGATGCTGACCAAGGGCTCCATTCCTGCCGCGCACCCGCGCAATCCTGCGCTCATTGATGAAGATGAGAACAATGATTACGACGACGCCAGCTCGGCTTCCGAGGATCGCGGCCAGGAAGCGTCCACTCCGGCACGTAACGAGCGCCTCGCTCCGGTGACCCGCTTGGATCGTTCCTCACGTTCGTCGAAGGAAACCGCAAAGGACAGCGAGACGCCAGCTGCGTCGTCGTCCTCGCGAGATGACTCCGCTGAAACGCAGGACGAGAATGCGGCGAAACCAAAGCGCCGTCGTTCTTCGGTGCCTAGCTGGGACGAGATCGTCTTCGGCAAAAAGGACCGCTAA
- a CDS encoding DNA gyrase/topoisomerase IV subunit A: MPRGKNQTPLEDFDEHIVDIDVTSEMEESFLEYAYSVIYSRALPDARDGLKPVQRRILYMMSDMGLRPDRGHVKSARVVGEVMGKLHPHGDAAIYDAMVRMAQPFALRLPLIDGHGNFGSLDDGPAAPRYTETRLAPAAMAMTDFLDEDVVDFVPNYDNQLTQPEVLPAAFPNLLVNGTTGIAVGMATNMAPHNLGEVISAARHLIDHPDATLADIMKFIPGPDLPSGGIIVGLDGIKDAYETGRGSFKTRAKVELEQISARKSGLVVTELPYNVGPEKVIEKIKDAANAKKLTGVSDVIDLTDRKNGLRLVIEIKNGFNPNAVLQQLYKLTPLEDSFGINNVALVDGQPQTLGLLQLLTVYVEHRITVVRRRTSYRLGKKKDRLHLVEGLLLAIVDIDEVIQIIRASDDSAAARARLMQVFDLTEVQANHILELRLRQLTKFSRIELEKEQEELTKAIEELESILASDVLLREVVSNELAEIANQFATPRRTVLLKSAESKPLKGTIMPDPVSTSSKAPLTLEVEDTPCFALLSATGLLARTPDRTELQSNGPRGRHDVILSAVPTSARGEIGALTNTGRLIRLQVVDMPVLPPTSSSASLASGVTASEFAALPKTERIVALVSLTEVFAIGTKNGVVKRVIPDYPLNRDDFEAITLKDNDEVVNAAPAPDSASLLFVTKNAQLLHYSASLVRPQGRTAGGMAGIKLGDGDQVIFFGAVNALSDESVVVTIAQGTGGATSAKITPLADFPAKGRATAGVRSHRFVKNETELGLAWAGPGPALASSEAGVARVLPTEFGKRDGSGVPLNQKVDIVGPPYDAAVPDFAAPGEDTEDANATGTSAVAPSAASAATVSPSSEESPTTASKARVGRAAPLSSKPFSGTPEVEEDGSTLF; this comes from the coding sequence ATGCCTCGAGGCAAGAACCAAACTCCCCTGGAAGACTTTGACGAGCACATTGTTGACATCGATGTCACTTCCGAAATGGAAGAGTCCTTCCTCGAATACGCCTACTCGGTGATCTACTCGCGAGCGCTCCCAGACGCTCGCGACGGCCTCAAACCAGTACAGCGCCGCATCCTCTACATGATGTCTGACATGGGGCTTCGTCCCGACCGCGGTCACGTCAAGAGTGCCCGCGTGGTAGGCGAAGTGATGGGTAAGTTGCACCCTCACGGCGATGCCGCCATTTACGACGCCATGGTGCGCATGGCCCAGCCCTTCGCACTTCGCTTGCCACTCATCGACGGCCACGGAAACTTCGGTTCCCTCGACGACGGCCCGGCTGCACCGCGTTACACCGAGACCAGGCTTGCCCCCGCCGCGATGGCGATGACGGACTTCCTCGACGAAGACGTGGTGGATTTCGTACCGAACTATGACAACCAGCTGACCCAGCCAGAGGTCTTGCCGGCTGCCTTCCCGAACCTCTTGGTCAACGGCACCACCGGTATTGCCGTGGGTATGGCCACCAACATGGCGCCCCACAACTTGGGCGAAGTGATTTCTGCGGCTCGTCACCTGATCGATCACCCGGACGCCACGTTGGCGGACATCATGAAGTTCATCCCCGGCCCGGACCTTCCGTCCGGCGGCATCATCGTGGGGCTGGACGGCATCAAGGATGCGTACGAGACTGGCCGCGGCTCTTTCAAAACGCGAGCCAAGGTGGAACTCGAGCAAATCAGCGCTCGCAAGTCCGGCCTAGTAGTCACTGAGCTTCCGTACAACGTGGGTCCTGAAAAGGTCATCGAGAAGATCAAGGACGCGGCGAACGCCAAGAAGCTGACCGGCGTTTCTGACGTCATCGACCTAACGGACCGCAAGAACGGCCTCCGCTTGGTCATCGAGATCAAGAACGGTTTCAACCCCAACGCCGTCCTCCAGCAGCTCTATAAGCTCACGCCGCTCGAGGATTCCTTCGGCATCAACAACGTGGCCCTCGTGGACGGCCAGCCCCAGACCCTCGGCTTACTTCAGCTGCTCACGGTCTATGTGGAGCACCGCATCACGGTGGTCCGCCGCCGCACCAGCTACCGCTTGGGCAAGAAGAAGGACCGCCTCCACTTAGTGGAAGGTTTGTTGCTCGCAATCGTCGATATCGACGAGGTCATCCAGATCATTCGTGCTTCGGACGACTCCGCAGCAGCCCGCGCACGGTTGATGCAGGTCTTCGACCTCACGGAGGTCCAGGCTAACCACATCCTCGAATTGCGCTTGCGCCAGCTCACCAAGTTCTCGCGCATTGAGCTGGAGAAAGAGCAAGAAGAACTCACGAAGGCCATCGAAGAGCTCGAGTCAATCTTGGCTTCGGACGTGCTCCTTCGCGAAGTGGTCTCCAACGAGCTCGCCGAGATCGCCAACCAGTTCGCGACCCCACGCCGCACGGTCCTGCTCAAGAGCGCGGAATCGAAGCCGCTCAAGGGCACCATCATGCCGGACCCGGTCAGCACCAGTTCCAAGGCTCCGTTGACCCTCGAAGTCGAGGACACCCCGTGCTTCGCGTTGCTCTCCGCCACGGGCTTGCTCGCCCGCACGCCGGACCGCACTGAGCTGCAGTCCAACGGTCCGCGCGGTCGCCATGACGTCATCCTCTCGGCCGTCCCCACGAGCGCTCGCGGAGAGATCGGCGCCCTCACCAATACGGGTCGCCTTATTCGCCTCCAAGTGGTGGACATGCCGGTTCTGCCGCCCACGTCCTCGTCCGCGTCGCTCGCGAGCGGCGTTACGGCAAGCGAGTTCGCGGCCCTACCGAAAACGGAACGCATCGTGGCTCTAGTGAGCCTGACAGAGGTCTTCGCGATCGGCACCAAGAACGGTGTCGTCAAGCGAGTCATCCCTGACTACCCGCTCAACCGCGACGACTTCGAGGCCATTACCCTCAAGGACAACGACGAAGTCGTCAACGCGGCTCCCGCCCCGGACAGCGCTTCGCTGCTCTTCGTCACGAAGAACGCACAGCTCCTGCACTACTCCGCGAGCTTGGTTCGCCCGCAGGGTCGCACCGCAGGCGGCATGGCCGGCATCAAGCTTGGCGACGGCGATCAGGTCATCTTCTTCGGCGCCGTCAATGCGCTGAGCGATGAGTCGGTAGTCGTCACGATCGCTCAAGGCACCGGCGGCGCTACCTCCGCCAAGATCACGCCGCTCGCTGACTTCCCTGCCAAGGGTCGCGCCACGGCAGGCGTCCGCTCGCATCGCTTCGTCAAGAACGAAACCGAGCTCGGCCTCGCGTGGGCGGGCCCCGGTCCGGCTCTCGCGTCGAGCGAAGCCGGCGTGGCACGCGTGCTCCCCACCGAATTTGGCAAGCGCGACGGCTCTGGCGTCCCGCTGAACCAGAAGGTTGACATCGTGGGTCCCCCGTACGACGCCGCCGTCCCCGACTTCGCCGCTCCCGGCGAGGACACCGAGGATGCGAACGCCACGGGAACCAGCGCCGTCGCGCCTTCAGCGGCCAGCGCAGCCACTGTGAGCCCGAGCTCCGAAGAAAGCCCCACGACAGCGAGCAAGGCCCGCGTTGGGCGAGCAGCGCCGTTGTCCTCTAAGCCATTCTCAGGAACCCCGGAAGTAGAAGAGGACGGATCCACGCTGTTCTAA
- a CDS encoding TIGR01777 family oxidoreductase gives MVHFEHRAFVQQDPETVFAWFAREGALQRLFPPFGGHVVSAPPAGLAVGSEARLLIAAPGITGTAASAVGESVAAIGKRFGLPKRWTRPEVSWTARHTALDAPRMFRDEMTSGPMKSWVHTHRFTAQDGGTQLLDVVDFELPEVLPSALKSFPEGVLEKELRRTFAYRTRQVCDDLAFHARYANSPRLRIGITGASGFVGAPLKALLTSGGHTVHEFKRGIDWDPEREFMDLDVVRSVDVIIHLAGHPIGGRFTAEAKQEILDSRVKGTRTVARALEAASADGKKRALIASSAIGFYGAHPHQEQPDGEISSAETDPALLTESHGAGHDFLAEVCAQWEAEALAAASDTVRVTVLRTGLVLSPDGGLLSRLLPLFAAGVGGPTSKGAWYSWISRDDLISMYAHAALTPDLLGVFNAVAPEPVTSDEFAQTLGKVLHRPAKIPTPSFGPRLLLGAEGADELAFASQRVSAAKIVDTGFQFRHPTVEFALEHVLGAVN, from the coding sequence ATGGTTCACTTTGAACACCGTGCCTTTGTCCAGCAAGATCCCGAAACTGTCTTCGCGTGGTTTGCGCGCGAAGGCGCACTTCAGCGCCTGTTTCCGCCGTTTGGAGGTCACGTTGTCTCCGCACCTCCGGCGGGCCTGGCGGTAGGTTCTGAGGCTCGTCTGCTTATTGCGGCACCTGGAATCACCGGCACGGCTGCGAGCGCTGTGGGTGAATCCGTCGCAGCGATTGGTAAGCGCTTTGGCTTGCCGAAGCGGTGGACGCGTCCCGAGGTCTCATGGACTGCTCGGCACACGGCGCTGGATGCTCCGCGCATGTTCCGAGATGAGATGACGTCCGGTCCGATGAAGTCTTGGGTGCACACGCACAGATTCACCGCTCAAGATGGCGGGACTCAGCTGCTGGACGTAGTGGATTTCGAGCTTCCTGAGGTCCTCCCTTCCGCGCTGAAGTCCTTCCCTGAAGGCGTTCTCGAAAAGGAGCTGCGCCGCACGTTTGCCTACCGAACGCGGCAGGTGTGCGACGACCTCGCGTTCCACGCACGTTACGCGAACTCGCCGCGATTGCGCATCGGCATCACCGGCGCGAGCGGCTTCGTGGGTGCACCGCTGAAGGCGCTCCTGACAAGCGGCGGGCATACCGTCCATGAGTTCAAACGCGGCATCGATTGGGATCCGGAACGTGAATTCATGGATCTGGATGTGGTGCGCTCTGTGGATGTGATCATCCATCTCGCTGGGCACCCAATCGGCGGGCGCTTCACGGCCGAGGCCAAGCAAGAAATTCTGGATTCCCGCGTCAAGGGAACCCGCACAGTGGCTCGTGCACTCGAAGCGGCCTCGGCAGATGGCAAGAAACGCGCGCTCATCGCTTCGTCCGCTATTGGCTTCTATGGCGCGCACCCGCATCAAGAACAGCCCGACGGCGAAATCTCGAGCGCCGAAACTGATCCCGCGTTGCTGACCGAATCCCATGGAGCGGGCCACGACTTCTTGGCTGAGGTCTGCGCTCAGTGGGAGGCCGAGGCTCTCGCTGCAGCCTCTGACACTGTCCGCGTCACGGTCCTTCGAACCGGCCTAGTGCTCTCCCCCGATGGCGGCTTGCTCTCGCGTCTCTTACCTTTGTTTGCGGCGGGAGTCGGCGGACCGACGTCGAAAGGCGCCTGGTACTCCTGGATCAGCCGTGACGATCTCATTTCCATGTACGCGCACGCAGCGCTCACGCCGGATCTCCTTGGCGTCTTCAACGCAGTGGCCCCGGAACCTGTCACGAGTGATGAGTTCGCTCAGACATTGGGCAAGGTCTTGCACCGTCCCGCGAAGATCCCCACCCCGTCGTTCGGTCCACGACTATTGCTGGGCGCCGAAGGTGCGGACGAGCTAGCGTTCGCGAGCCAACGAGTCTCCGCCGCGAAGATCGTGGACACCGGATTCCAGTTCCGCCACCCCACGGTGGAGTTCGCCCTCGAACACGTATTGGGTGCTGTTAACTAG
- a CDS encoding bifunctional GNAT family N-acetyltransferase/acetate--CoA ligase family protein, with the protein MVDRQKSPGYPAHWEADVVLKDGSTAHIRPIAPQDAPGLEALHAGQSETSIYLRFFTYKARLTDKELKRFTEVDHKSRVALIVERSNAIIGVGRYDRLDDPEEAEVAFNISDSFQGQGLGSILIEHLAAAARENGIERFTAEVLPENRKMITVFNETGFDVKRHFDDGVVMVEFPIDPTEKSRAVMESREHRAEAKSLVDLLNPRSVAVIGASRDWGTVGYSLMEHIVDGGFQGPVYAVNPEALELAGTFSYSKLSEVPGPVDLAVVSVPRDQILGVAADCAAAGVRGLLVATAGFDDGGSGLEVQRELVRVARANGMRVIGPASLGIINTDPKVRLNASMAPGLPREGGLGLFSQSAAIGAILYAAASRTGVGVSSIVSAGNRADLSGNDAMQYWEDDERTKVVGLYLESFGNPRKFSRIARRLSQKKPVIVAKSDVMGLRLPPGHEVRTTQAPIGAVDAMLEQSGVIRVGTYEQLMDVAQIIESQPLPAGNGLGVLSNSRALGRVVADNAETKGFNVPVHDHGLTMTDGLTRSVPRLKHHLDTILEREDVHSVIVTLLPSPGITEHAVADVISKAGEETGKTVIAVFAGITDPTIPVDGLFGNLPSFSSPGRATNALAQVVHYVEWRRRDFGSFAEPDDINLNKAEDLVDEWSQRANDTELVQLSDEAAAELLACYGIPMVPSVKFESEDDGIAAASQLGWPVVLKTQDPYLRHRLDLGGVQLNIADEGSLRHSIQRMKELMEPYGATNLEVQRMVDAGQGTILRAIEDPLMGPLVSFGLAGDAVLLLDDWAHGIPPLSTTDVSEFVRSPQSARKLFGYQGLPPVNIDELENIVRRVAILKDNHPEVALLEINPLVASDRSISVLAVDIRVADAGRRTDSARRAVSFS; encoded by the coding sequence ATGGTGGATCGACAGAAAAGCCCCGGATATCCGGCGCATTGGGAAGCTGACGTCGTCCTTAAGGACGGTTCAACGGCACATATCCGCCCTATTGCACCCCAAGACGCCCCGGGACTTGAGGCTCTGCATGCGGGACAATCCGAGACTTCTATCTATCTACGCTTCTTTACTTACAAAGCGCGTTTGACAGATAAAGAGCTTAAGCGATTCACCGAAGTTGATCACAAAAGCCGAGTGGCACTGATCGTTGAGCGCTCGAACGCCATCATTGGCGTGGGTCGCTATGACCGTCTCGATGATCCCGAAGAAGCTGAAGTCGCTTTCAATATTTCTGACTCTTTCCAAGGCCAAGGTCTGGGTTCCATTCTCATTGAGCACCTGGCCGCGGCCGCTCGCGAAAATGGCATTGAACGCTTCACCGCTGAAGTCCTTCCTGAGAACCGGAAGATGATCACCGTTTTCAACGAGACCGGCTTTGACGTCAAGCGTCACTTCGATGACGGCGTGGTCATGGTGGAATTCCCGATTGACCCCACGGAGAAGTCCCGCGCCGTGATGGAATCGCGCGAACACCGTGCCGAGGCGAAGAGCCTCGTTGACCTGTTGAATCCGCGAAGCGTTGCCGTAATCGGCGCCAGTCGCGACTGGGGGACCGTGGGGTACTCCCTCATGGAACACATTGTGGACGGCGGCTTCCAAGGCCCCGTCTATGCCGTGAACCCTGAAGCGCTCGAGCTCGCCGGTACCTTCAGCTACTCCAAACTTTCCGAAGTCCCGGGTCCCGTGGACCTCGCAGTGGTCTCGGTTCCTCGCGATCAGATCCTGGGCGTTGCCGCAGATTGCGCCGCTGCGGGCGTGCGCGGTCTGCTGGTTGCCACTGCGGGCTTTGACGACGGCGGCTCCGGACTCGAAGTGCAGCGCGAGCTGGTGCGCGTGGCACGCGCCAACGGCATGCGCGTCATTGGCCCAGCCTCTTTGGGCATCATCAACACGGATCCCAAGGTTCGCCTCAATGCATCGATGGCACCCGGTCTGCCGCGCGAAGGCGGACTCGGTCTCTTCAGCCAGTCGGCTGCTATCGGCGCGATTCTGTACGCGGCCGCTAGCCGCACCGGCGTGGGCGTGTCCTCGATTGTGTCTGCAGGCAACCGAGCAGACCTCTCCGGTAACGACGCGATGCAGTACTGGGAGGATGACGAGCGCACCAAAGTGGTGGGCCTCTACCTCGAGTCCTTCGGTAACCCTCGTAAGTTCTCCCGCATCGCACGTCGCCTCTCGCAGAAGAAGCCCGTCATCGTGGCCAAGAGCGACGTCATGGGCCTGCGCTTGCCGCCAGGACACGAAGTGCGCACCACTCAGGCGCCGATCGGCGCGGTGGACGCGATGCTCGAGCAGTCCGGCGTCATCCGCGTGGGCACCTACGAACAACTGATGGACGTCGCTCAGATTATTGAGTCCCAGCCTCTGCCCGCCGGAAACGGCCTCGGCGTGCTCTCCAATTCGAGGGCTCTGGGACGCGTGGTTGCTGACAACGCGGAGACCAAGGGCTTCAACGTTCCTGTTCATGATCACGGCCTCACCATGACGGACGGCCTCACCCGATCCGTTCCGCGCCTCAAGCATCATCTGGACACGATTCTGGAACGCGAGGACGTGCACTCCGTCATCGTGACGCTGCTGCCAAGCCCCGGCATCACGGAGCACGCTGTTGCGGACGTTATTTCGAAGGCCGGCGAAGAGACCGGAAAGACCGTCATCGCGGTTTTCGCCGGAATCACTGACCCCACCATCCCCGTGGACGGACTCTTCGGAAACCTGCCCTCCTTCTCAAGCCCAGGCCGCGCCACCAACGCGCTCGCGCAAGTGGTCCACTATGTGGAGTGGCGTCGTCGTGATTTTGGAAGCTTCGCGGAACCAGACGACATCAACCTCAACAAAGCTGAGGACCTCGTGGATGAGTGGTCCCAGCGCGCGAATGACACCGAACTTGTCCAGCTCAGCGATGAAGCCGCGGCAGAGTTGTTGGCGTGCTACGGCATTCCGATGGTGCCTTCGGTCAAGTTTGAAAGTGAGGACGACGGCATAGCCGCCGCAAGCCAGCTCGGGTGGCCGGTAGTCCTCAAGACCCAGGATCCGTACTTGCGGCACCGCCTTGACCTCGGTGGCGTGCAATTGAATATTGCTGATGAAGGCTCCTTGCGCCACAGCATCCAGCGCATGAAGGAGCTCATGGAGCCCTATGGCGCCACGAACCTCGAAGTGCAGCGCATGGTGGACGCTGGTCAGGGCACCATCCTGCGCGCTATCGAGGACCCTCTCATGGGCCCTCTCGTGTCCTTCGGCCTCGCGGGAGACGCTGTGTTGCTCTTGGACGACTGGGCCCACGGCATCCCGCCGTTGTCTACAACGGATGTGTCTGAGTTTGTCCGCTCGCCGCAATCGGCACGGAAGCTCTTTGGTTATCAGGGACTGCCACCGGTCAATATTGATGAGCTCGAGAACATTGTGCGACGCGTGGCGATTTTGAAGGACAACCACCCTGAAGTGGCGCTCTTGGAAATCAACCCGCTCGTGGCGAGCGATCGCAGCATTAGCGTGCTCGCCGTAGACATTCGGGTGGCCGACGCGGGACGTCGCACAGACAGTGCGCGACGTGCAGTTTCGTTTAGCTAA